Proteins encoded within one genomic window of Anopheles gambiae chromosome 3, idAnoGambNW_F1_1, whole genome shotgun sequence:
- the LOC133393114 gene encoding axoneme-associated protein mst101(2)-like produces the protein MNCVACNRPDEAEDMVSCDKCGEWQHYECAGVDDEFKHNPWMCEKCSSGVKTTVDSMEVTNHAEQVGGNVKGELKSRSATRSAKERSYDDDKRSLKEEQSVSNSAVASSTGATKKRYKDEKLLSTSGVEERPTVIDGRSIVCSAAVRRRDEDTLSKNSGVAERREEIDGRSIVRETGERMRGDDTRSMLSDGTERLEVIDGRSIVRSAAVRRRDDDTLSKNSGVAERREEIGGRSIVRETGERMRGDDTRSMLSDGTERLEVIDGRSIVRSAAVRRREDDTQSKRSGETDRREEIGGRSIVCGTGERKRGDDMRSMRSEVMGQQDHFNDRSIEKEFYKA, from the coding sequence ATGAACTGCGTTGCTTGCAATCGCCCTGACGAAGCAGAGGATATGGTGTCATGTGACAAGTGTGGAGAGTGGCAACATTATGAGTGTGCAGGAGTCGACGATGAATTTAAGCACAACCCGTGGATGTGTGAAAAGTGCAGTTCTGGAGTGAAGACCACAGTTGATTCGATGGAAGTTACGAATCACGCAGAGCAGGTCGGTGGAAACGTTAAAGGAGAGCTTAAGAGTAGGAGCGCCACGCGGTCGGCAAAGGAACGATCGTACGACGATGATAAGCGCTCTCTGAAAGAGGAGCAAAGCGTTTCTAACTCCGCTGTGGCGAGTAGTACTGGTGCGACAAAGAAGCGGTACAAGGACGAGAAGCTATTATCGACAAGTGGTGTAGAAGAGCGGCCAACGGTAATCGACGGGCGGTCGATCGTGTGTAGTGCAGCGGTTCGACGGCGTGATGAGGATACGTTGTCGAAGAATAGCGGCGTAGCGGAGCGGCGAGAGGAAATCGACGGACGGTCGATAGTGCGTGAAACAGGTGAGCGGATGCGTGGTGACGACACGCGGTCGATGCTTAGTGATGGAACGGAGCGGCTGGAGGTAATCGACGGGCGGTCGATCGTGCGTAGTGCAGCGGTTCGACGGCGTGATGACGATACGCTATCGAAGAATAGCGGCGTAGCGGAGCGGCGAGAGGAAATCGGCGGACGGTCGATAGTGCGTGAAACAGGTGAGCGGATGCGTGGTGACGACACGCGGTCGATGCTTAGTGATGGAACGGAGCGGCTGGAGGTAATCGACGGGCGGTCGATCGTGCGTAGTGCAGCAGTTCGACGGCGTGAGGATGATACGCAATCGAAACGTAGTGGCGAGACGGATCGGCGTGAGGAAATCGGCGGACGGTCGATAGTTTGTGGAACGGGTGAGCGGAAGCGTGGTGACGACATGCGGTCTATGCGTAGCGAAGTGATGGGACAGCAGGATCATTTCAACGATCGGTCGATAG